Within Macaca nemestrina isolate mMacNem1 chromosome 12, mMacNem.hap1, whole genome shotgun sequence, the genomic segment AGGTGGAGTTCCTAGGAAAGCTGGAGGGAAGTTGCTGGAGCTGTCCACGGTGCTGGAACAAAGAAGCTCTTGACCTAATGGCAGGTTACCTCTTTTTCCCAGAGAATGATGTTCCCCATCGGGAGAGCCTAGAGACAGAGGCAGACCTAGGCCAAGATCTAGCTAGTTCaagggagcaggagagagactTGGCTCTGACCGAGGAGGTGACTCAGGCAGAGGgagaggaggtcaaggcttctgCCTGTCAAGACGCCTTTGAGGATGAGGAAGCCATGGAGTCGGACCCAGCTGCCTTAGACAAGGACTTTCAGTGTCCCAGGGAAGAAGATATAGTTGAAGTGCAGGGAAGTCCAAGGTGCAAGGCCTGCCACTACCTATTGGTGCGGACTCCTACAACGTTTGCAAATGCTCAGGTAAGTAGTAGGGAGGCTACTGCGGAGGACCTGGGGGAGAAGAGAGTACATTCAGTCTTCTGTTCCCTATTCATTTAGGCTAGTGCATCAGAGTCACCTGGAGGTATTGTTAAAACAGATTTATGGGCCTCACTCGCACAACTTCTGATTTaggaggggtggggtggagcctgagaatttgcatttacAACAAATCCCCAGGTGATGATGATATTGTTGGTCTGGTggagaaccactgatttaaacAAAAGGCTTCAGTGTTAGAAACACCTGTGTTAAATTCTGGTTCTGCCTTTTATTGGCTGTGTTACCTGGGCAAGTCGCTTTGCCTTTCAGAGCACcttcctttgtaaaatgaagatatataGCACCAACTTCTTAGGGTTGTGGTGAGTATTATATGAGATAATACATGAAAAGTGTTTGGAATAGTCACTGGGTCATAATAAACTCTCAATAAAAGGTGGTTTTATTGTCAATAATAAATATGACAATATTTATTATTGACAATATGTTTATGCCTCAATAAAAGGCAGGATTGTCCTGACAGCTAATGAAAGAGCAAAAGATAGGATTAAGGGAGGCGAgtaggtttatttttattattattttttaatttttatttatttatttttttgagacggagtcttgctctgtcgcccaggctggagtgcagtggccggatctcagctcactgcaagctccgcctcccgggtttatgccattctcctgcctcagcctcctgagtagctgggactacaggcgcccgccaccgcgcccggctagttttttgtattttttagtagagacggggtttcaccgtgttagccaggatggtctcgatctcctgacctcgtgatccgcccatctcggcctcccaaagtgctgggtttgcaggcttgagccaccgcgcccggcccaagtaGGTTTATTTTTAACCTGAAAAGGGATGCTGGGCTCTTGCCTGGAGACTCAGAAACTTGAAATAAATAAGAGGAAATTCTCTACTTTGTTTCTGTCTGCAGAACATCTGCAGCAAATGCTACGGAGGCAACCTTCTCTCCATCCACAACTTCAACTTCAACTATCGCATTCAGCGTTATGCTAGCACAACCAACCAGGCCCAGGTCTGGATTGGAGGCATCCTCAGGGGCTGGGTAAGTCAGGGGCGAACTCTCGGGTGCAGTAAGTTCTTTCTGATTGTGTTAAAGTAGCACCTGATGGTGCCAAGCTTCAGGCCAGCAGCTAAAGTGTCCTTAATGTGGCAGGCAATGATGTTCTGGAGCTGGCGTGTACTGGCTCAGGAGAACTGATGGtgcacatctcttcccaactccatgCTCGGTGACTACATGCTTGCAGCTTGACatcagccatggtgggagtatttacacacAGGAAATTGGCAATTGCTACACATCAGGGCTCCTTTCTACTCCCCATCCTTCCACCCACCCCAAGAGCTGGtataaacatttaccagcataccACTGGAGTCACGAGACAGAGTCCAGGCCCACCCAGCTTAGTCACTTAGAAAGCTAGCTAAATAAGTTTCTCagagccttgttttttttttttttgttttgttttttgttttatcccCGAAATGGGGACCTTCTTCTCTCAGGGTGGTTCTGGAATTGTGGGTGAAGAAGTGACATTATATTTGGTACTCAAAGTATGGTCCATAGATCAGCAGTGCCaccatcacctgggaacttgttagaactGTAGAATCTTGGATCCCACTGCAGACCTCTCGAATCAGAacctacattttaacaagatccccggGAGATAATGTACACACAGTAAAGTTTGAGAAGCCTGCTCTGTGTGATGGCTGACAGAGATGGTTGCTCTTCTTGTCACTGCCTGGAAACTCTTAGGAGTGGGTCTCTAGGGTGTCTGGCTCCTGGCCGGGTAGGCAGTGAGAGAAGTCAACAGGGGGTATTCTGTGAGGTCCTGGATCTGAACCTCTGCCCTCTGACCTAGCCTGTCGCTTCTCTAGTTCCTGTGGAAGCGGTTTTGCTGGACTGATGGGAGCCACTGGAATTTTGCATACTGGTCCTCAGGGCAACCTGGGAATGGGCGTGGGTGCTGTGTGGCCCTATGCACCAAAGGTGAGGGGGAAGGGCACCAGGGCAGGGAGAAGGGGTAGTAAAGTGGAATTCTTAATACTACCCCTTTGAGCTGCCTGAACACACCTCCCCAGACTCAGACCCTCCTGCTGACTTAAAAATCAAAGTCCTGTGTGTGAGGAGGGCTGAGACATAGGGAATCCTCAAAGCAAAACCAGGTGATAGGAGTTCCGgagagggggtggggggtgggctggaaggtgtgtgtgtgggaaAATTCTTTGCCTCCGTCGATATGAGGGCAATAGATTCCAACAACAGATGTGACCAATGAGAGTGGCAGAAGTGGATATAAGGTGTGgatgagagaaaaggaaggatggGGAAATTAGGGATGGCTGAGAGACAAGATGCCTGCCTCCAACAGCAGATGTGGGCGGCAGCATGGGTGCCGGATGTGACGGACTTTAGTATAGTGGCTAAGACCATATGTGCTGGAGAAAGACCCTGCAGTTCACATCCCAGTGCAGCCACTTGCTGACTGAGATACAGGCACATTGTTTATCTCCACTAAGCCCccggtttccttatctgtgaaatggagataatggcAGCACCCACCTCTTGGAGTCGTGGTAAGGATTAAATGCAATAGTCCACCTAAGTCCATCTAATGCATTTAGCACACAGCCTAGCTCGCAGTAAGAGTTCAGCAAATGTGAGCCAGTAGGGATGTGGGGCAAGCACACAGCTGGCAGATGACGATGGCCATTGATGGGGACATAGGGGGCCCCTGAGGAGGGAAGGAGATGAAGCCCAGGCCAGACCCCGCGGGGCGGTTGACTTCACTGTGCTCTCTGCTGCTAGGAGGTTACTGGCGACGAGCTAAATGCAACAAGCAACTGCCCTTCGTCTGCTCCGTCTAAGTCAGCGGCACTGAGATCCTGCCAGcagcctcctcctgccccccAACCACTCCTGCTCATAAATCCAGACTTCTCACAGCATTTCCTGACTCTCGTTTCTTTATTGCTCACTTTGGGGGATTACCCCAGTTCAGGAAAATCCTGGAAGCATTCACTCTTTCGGGAAAGTGACCGATGGGCCTGGCGGCTGTGCTGGGAGGCGGAGCGGGACCCGGGGTGGCGCGGTCCCGAAGGCCTCATTGGGCATGGGGTAGGGATGGGGGGATTGGGGCAGGGGTGTGGGTGGTGGGAGTAGAGGTGGTAGAGATGGGAgtaggggtgggagtggggaggtggggcgaTGGGGTAGGGGTGGAGGTAGGAGATGGGAGAATGTGCGTAGGGATGGGTGTGGTGGAGGTGAGGGGTTGGGAGTAagtgtgggggtgggaggtggggggatgGGAGTAGGGATGGGTGTGGTAGAGGTGAGGGGTTGGGAGTAGGGGTAGGGAttgggggtgtgggggtgggagtAGAGGTAGTAGAGATGTGGAGATGGTAGTAGGaatgggagtggggaggtggggggatggaagtaggggtgggaggtggggaattGGGAGTAGGGGtagaggtgggaggtggagggatgGGAATAGGGATGGGTGTAGTGGAGGTGAGGGGTTGGGAGTAagtgtgggggtgggaggtggggggatAGGAGTAGGGATGGGTGTGGTAGAGGTGAGGGGTTGGGAGTAGGGGTAGGGAttgggggtgtgggggtgggagtAGAGGTAGTGGAGAtggtggtgggaatgggagtggggaggtggggtaTGGAAGtgggggggtgggaggtggggaattGGGagtaggggtggaggtgggaggtggggggatgggggttggggtgggagtggaAGGTGGAGGGATGGGAGTAGGGATGGGTGTGGTGGAGGTGAGAGGTTGGaagtaggggtgggggtgggaggtgggggatgggagtagggatgggtgtggtggaggtgggggaaatgggagtaggggtgggggtgggaggtggggggatgGGAATAGGGATGGGTGTGGTGGAGGTGAGGGGTTGGGAGTATGGGTAAGGattggggaggtggggggtgggagcTCAGTTGGTGTGGGGTGCTTTTCTGGTCCTCTTGCTTTGTTTGGATTCAGTATGGGGTGCAGGTTGGGATGGATGGCTTTCCAAAATAAAGGCCATGGAGCTGATTCAAGAGTTGGTGTAGAACATTGAGGTCCCACCTAGGGAACACCACGAGGAGGTGGGGAGAAAGCAGTCTTGTCTTGGGGCAGACTGCTCCTCAGGCCCTGTGCCTTTCTGGCTTCTGGTAATGGCCCCCAATTCCATTCCCAGCCACCTCTGTGAGTCCCCAGCCTCCTCTGAGGCACGTTCCCCATCCATTGCCAGGATGGTGATggtcctccccttccttcctcctggcCTACCTCTGCAGAGGGGCCACATCCTTAGGAGGGAGCGGCTTCTccccagcagggccctgggcGCAAAGCCAGGGTGTCTGGTAGTTCCCATTCCCAGTTCGGCAGCCCCAGGCCTCTGTGTCTCTCCATCACCCACTTTCTCAGACCCTGGGGACATTGAGAGAGATTATTGTTGTTGCTCTTAACTTTGTCACAGATGACGTACCGGGCTCCAGGAAGGATGTAGAGTTGATG encodes:
- the LOC105496053 gene encoding proteoglycan 3 yields the protein MQRLLFLPVLLLGTVSALHLENDVPHRESLETEADLGQDLASSREQERDLALTEEVTQAEGEEVKASACQDAFEDEEAMESDPAALDKDFQCPREEDIVEVQGSPRCKACHYLLVRTPTTFANAQNICSKCYGGNLLSIHNFNFNYRIQRYASTTNQAQVWIGGILRGWFLWKRFCWTDGSHWNFAYWSSGQPGNGRGCCVALCTKGGYWRRAKCNKQLPFVCSV